A genomic stretch from Anabrus simplex isolate iqAnaSimp1 chromosome 2, ASM4041472v1, whole genome shotgun sequence includes:
- the LOC137498428 gene encoding calreticulin-like translates to MLHSEGHTVLRLPPYHSFFNAIEFVWSVAKQYYNKTVASRPGHGLDRATAVWKESLDQATAEMWRNEVKHTEKKIVEFYNNEVRGLPEVEELVIHHGSSESEEEDEEDEEEEEEEEEERREAEELAVPL, encoded by the exons atgctgcacagtgaaggccatactgtcttacgacttcctccataccactcatttttcaatgccatcgaatttgtatggtctgtggcaaaacagtattataacaaaacagtggcttcaagacctggtcacggattggacagagctacagctgtgtggaaagaatctcttgatcag gcgacagcagagatgtggagaaatgaagtaaaacacactgagaagaagattgtcgagttctacaataatgaggtgagaggtcttcctgaagtggaggaactagtcattcatcatggaagcagtgaatcggaggaggaagatgaagaagatgaagaagaagaagaagaagaagaagaagaaagaagagaagccgaggagttagctgtaccattgtaa